A single genomic interval of Lathyrus oleraceus cultivar Zhongwan6 chromosome 7, CAAS_Psat_ZW6_1.0, whole genome shotgun sequence harbors:
- the LOC127107766 gene encoding probable protein phosphatase 2C 65, whose protein sequence is MGSCCSCQVSIVDKIHDVEYNESNTKDIEFTCENGEAKVMLNGSSRSISMYSQKGTKGVNQDAMTVWEDFGGEKDTIFCGVLDGHGPLGHKFSKHIRDNLPLKLSGTIKMSQQNVSKDNGAKNTEKITYGDSWEEHFFSSFNDMDQDLAKNIDTGGFNGGSTAITLIKKGDQLIIGNLGDSRAVLCTKADDNHRVAIQLTVDLVPNVPSEANRVIKCGGRVFPAQEDPDVNRIWMPESNCPGLAMTRAFGDFCLKDYGLSSVPEMFYRKLSKQDEFVVLATDGVWNVLSNNEVITLVALAPKRSLAAKFIVRRAVQVWKKKFPSYNIDDCSAICLFFNDDHLVSMIEKKRHR, encoded by the exons ATGGGAAGTTGTTGCAGCTGCCAAGTTTCAATTGTGGACAAGATTCATGACGTTGAATATAATGAATCTAACACAAAGGATATTGAATTTACATGTGAAAATGGTGAGGCAAAGGTTATGTTGAATGGATCTTCTAGGTCTATATCAATGTATAGCCAAAAGGGTACAAAAGGAGTGAATCAAGATGCGATGACAGTTTGGGAG GATTTTGGTGGAGAAAAAGACACTATTTTTTGTGGTGTGTTAGATGGTCATGGTCCTCTAGGGCACAAGTTTTCGAAACATATACGTGACAATCTACCCTTGAAACTCTCTGGAACAATCAAAATGTCACAACAAAATGTCTCCAAAGATAATGGTGCTAAAAATACAGAAAAAATCACTTATGGTGATTCATGGGAAGAACACTTTTTTAGCTCCTTCAATGATATGGATCAAGATCTTGCTAAGAACATTGACACAGGTGGATTTAATGGAGGTAGCACAGCTATAACTTTAATTAAAAAG GGAGACCAATTGATAATCGGCAATTTAGGCGATTCTCGTGCCGTTCTTTGCACAAAAGCAGACGACAATCATCGTGTTGCTATACAACTTACGGTCGACTTGGTTCCTAATGTTCCAA GTGAAGCTAATAGAGTGATTAAATGTGGAGGTAGAGTTTTTCCAGCACAAGAAGATCCTGATGTAAATAGAATTTGGATGCCTGAAAGTAATTGTCCAGGACTAGCTATGACAAGAGCGTTTGGTGATTTTTGCCTAAAAGACTATGGTCTCTCCTCAGTTCCTGAGATGTTTTATAGAAAACTTTCCAAGCAAGATGAATTTGTTGTTTTGGCCACTGATGGG GTATGGAATGTACTATCAAACAATGAAGTAATAACCCTAGTTGCTTTAGCACCAAAGAGGTCATTAGCTGCAAAATTTATAGTAAGACGTGCTGTTCAAGTTTGGAAAAAAAAGTTTCCATCTTACAATATTGATGATTGTTCAGCCATATGTTTGTTCTTCAATGATGATCACTTAGTTAGCATGATAGAGAAGAAAAGACATCGCTAG